One region of Turicibacter bilis genomic DNA includes:
- a CDS encoding ATP-binding protein produces MRDLSLYILDLTMNSIRAQATLVEMNVIELKQKSLLMIKVKDNGQGMSEEMIDRVRDPFFTTRATRKVGLGIPLLTAMASRCEGEVFIDSKIGVGTTVTLKIRLDHIDRPPFGDIHNTLISLIYLEPIIDFNYTHRSEECEYKFKTQSVKKVIGEVPINHSAIIEWIKKELEAGDFSFTSY; encoded by the coding sequence ATGAGGGACTTATCGTTATATATTCTGGATTTAACGATGAACTCGATACGAGCGCAGGCTACATTGGTTGAAATGAATGTGATTGAGCTCAAACAAAAAAGTCTCCTGATGATAAAGGTTAAAGATAATGGACAGGGGATGTCAGAAGAAATGATCGATCGAGTCAGAGATCCCTTTTTTACAACGCGGGCGACTCGTAAGGTTGGGTTGGGCATTCCTCTACTTACGGCAATGGCTAGTCGATGTGAGGGGGAAGTTTTCATTGATTCGAAGATAGGTGTGGGAACAACGGTAACGTTGAAAATAAGATTAGATCATATTGATCGACCACCCTTTGGCGATATTCATAACACATTAATTTCGCTAATCTATTTAGAACCCATCATTGATTTTAATTACACTCATCGAAGTGAGGAGTGTGAATATAAATTTAAGACACAGTCTGTTAAAAAAGTAATTGGAGAAGTTCCAATTAATCATTCAGCTATTATAGAGTGGATTAAAAAAGAGTTAGAAGCGGGAGATTTTTCTTTTACATCTTATTAA
- a CDS encoding (2Fe-2S) ferredoxin domain-containing protein — translation MKTLKELEQIREQTLKNLQLRNQEHSKLRVVVGMGTCGISAGARSVLNTLIQEVNNCHLEEVMITQTGCVGMCAYEPIFEVYDESEKTTYVHMTPEKTRRVVLEHLVNGNVVSEFTIDASLN, via the coding sequence TTGAAGACGTTAAAAGAGTTAGAACAGATTCGTGAACAAACTTTGAAAAATTTACAGTTAAGAAATCAAGAGCATTCAAAGTTAAGAGTTGTCGTCGGGATGGGAACATGCGGAATTTCGGCTGGTGCACGATCTGTCTTAAATACATTAATTCAAGAGGTGAATAACTGTCATTTAGAAGAGGTAATGATCACTCAAACGGGCTGTGTTGGCATGTGTGCGTATGAACCAATATTTGAGGTATATGATGAATCGGAGAAAACGACCTATGTTCATATGACGCCTGAAAAAACGAGACGTGTCGTATTAGAACATTTAGTGAATGGAAATGTCGTATCTGAATTTACTATTGATGCAAGCTTAAATTAA
- the nuoF gene encoding NADH-quinone oxidoreductase subunit NuoF: MSYYRSHVLICGGTGCTSSKSREIKKELELQLERLGLEQEVQVVMTGCFGLCEAGPIMIVYPEGTFYSKVQVSDAKRIAEEHLLKGRIIKDLLFKEAIEDGEIKSVNEVEFYAKQTRLALRNCGKINPENIDEYIAHDGYMALAKVLTEMKPEEVISEVKKSGLRGRGGGGFTTGLKWEFTYKSKSDKKYVACNADEGDPGAFMDRSILEGDPHAVLEAMTIAGYAIGADTGYIYVRAEYPIAVKRLSIAIKQAHDYGLLGENIFNTGFDFDIELRLGAGAFVCGEETALIESIEGKRGMPRPRPPFPAVKGVWEKPTLLNNVETYANIPQIILKGGDWFSSIGTERSKGTKVFALGGKINNTGLVEIPMGTTLKEVIYGIGGGIPNGKKFKAAQTGGPSGGCLTEEYLDTEIDFDNLVALGSMMGSGGMIIMDEDNCMVDIARFYLDFTCDESCGKCTPCREGTKRMMGILNKITEGKGELSDLDELEQLADYIKANSLCGLGQTAPNPVLSTMHHFKDEYLAHVIDKRCPAGVCSKLLEYYITEKCIGCGMCAKSCPAACIKPIGEVVNAKTGRRRHVINKVDCIKCGACMATCPTKISAIIKR, from the coding sequence ATGTCATATTATCGTTCACACGTCTTGATTTGTGGGGGAACGGGCTGTACATCTTCTAAATCAAGAGAAATTAAAAAGGAATTGGAGTTACAGTTAGAGCGACTAGGGCTTGAGCAGGAAGTTCAAGTGGTGATGACTGGATGTTTTGGCTTATGTGAAGCGGGACCGATTATGATTGTCTATCCAGAAGGAACTTTTTACTCAAAAGTTCAAGTAAGTGATGCAAAGAGAATTGCAGAGGAACATCTTTTAAAAGGACGAATCATTAAAGACTTATTATTTAAAGAAGCCATTGAAGATGGGGAGATTAAATCAGTTAATGAAGTAGAGTTTTATGCTAAACAAACGCGATTAGCTTTACGAAATTGTGGAAAAATTAATCCTGAAAATATTGATGAATATATTGCGCATGATGGATATATGGCATTAGCTAAAGTCTTAACTGAGATGAAACCTGAAGAGGTCATTTCAGAAGTGAAAAAGTCCGGACTTCGTGGTCGCGGAGGCGGAGGTTTTACAACTGGATTAAAGTGGGAATTTACGTATAAGTCAAAGAGTGATAAAAAATATGTCGCTTGTAATGCCGATGAGGGAGATCCAGGTGCTTTTATGGATCGTTCGATTCTTGAAGGAGATCCTCATGCTGTTTTAGAAGCTATGACAATTGCTGGTTATGCCATTGGGGCAGATACAGGATATATTTATGTTCGTGCAGAATACCCGATTGCTGTTAAGCGTTTGAGCATTGCCATTAAGCAAGCTCATGACTATGGATTGTTAGGAGAAAATATCTTTAATACAGGATTTGATTTTGATATTGAATTACGTTTAGGAGCAGGAGCTTTTGTCTGTGGAGAAGAAACAGCTTTAATTGAGTCGATTGAAGGGAAACGAGGGATGCCACGTCCACGTCCACCATTTCCAGCTGTTAAAGGGGTATGGGAAAAACCGACTTTATTAAATAATGTTGAAACGTATGCTAATATCCCACAAATTATCTTAAAAGGTGGAGATTGGTTTTCTAGTATTGGGACTGAGCGTTCAAAAGGAACGAAAGTATTTGCCTTAGGTGGGAAAATTAATAATACTGGATTAGTTGAGATTCCGATGGGAACGACTCTAAAAGAAGTGATTTATGGTATTGGTGGAGGAATTCCAAATGGTAAGAAATTTAAAGCTGCTCAAACTGGAGGACCTTCAGGTGGTTGTTTAACAGAAGAATATTTAGATACAGAAATTGATTTCGATAATCTAGTGGCACTTGGTTCAATGATGGGATCAGGTGGAATGATTATTATGGATGAAGATAACTGCATGGTTGATATTGCACGCTTTTATTTAGATTTTACATGTGATGAATCATGTGGGAAATGTACACCTTGTCGTGAAGGAACAAAGCGTATGATGGGAATTTTGAATAAGATTACAGAAGGAAAAGGTGAACTTTCGGACTTAGATGAATTAGAACAATTGGCAGATTACATTAAAGCTAATTCATTATGTGGTTTAGGTCAGACAGCACCCAATCCAGTTTTATCAACAATGCATCATTTTAAAGATGAATACTTGGCCCATGTTATTGATAAACGTTGTCCAGCTGGTGTTTGTTCAAAGTTATTAGAGTACTATATCACTGAAAAATGTATTGGGTGTGGAATGTGTGCTAAATCTTGTCCGGCTGCATGTATTAAGCCAATTGGAGAAGTCGTAAATGCCAAAACCGGCCGACGTCGTCATGTGATTAATAAAGTCGATTGTATTAAGTGTGGGGCATGTATGGCAACTTGTCCGACTAAAATTAGTGCGATTATTAAGCGATAG
- a CDS encoding NADH-dependent [FeFe] hydrogenase, group A6, which produces MGVVHITLNGMPYVVPDTYTILEAAREVGIKIPTLCFLKDLNETGACRVCVVEVKGARSLVTACNMKVSEGMEILTHSKRILNARKTTVELLLANHNIECTTCNRNHNCELKQLSNDLNCKSDRFEGERRETIYRDDSYSIVRDTSKCILCGRCIAACREKAGVEVLAFNQRGFKTYIGPAFEMGMDQAGCIHCGQCVNACPTAALSEHSNIEEVIQAINDPNKIVVFQVAPAVRAALGEEFGLPFGTRVNGKIAASLRRIGGPTCKVFDTNFGADLTIMEEAYELIERINKDGVLPMITSCSPGWIRLVEQYRPEIIPNLSSCKSPQQMFGAILKSYWAEKNSVNPTTIYCVSVMPCIAKKSELKREEMNVNGIQDVDASITTRELARMIRMYGLDFVNLPDEDFDHPLGEYSGAGTIFGATGGVMEAALRTAADVLSGQSLDAIEYEAVRGVASLKEATIQIGELSLNVAVVHGGKQALDIVDQILSGEKKYHFVEVMGCSGGCVAGGGQPHVPAYLYNSGLDIRAERAKALYEDDEARQIRKSHENPVIKAMYEEYLGTPNSHKAHQLLHTTYHKKDVYSSQ; this is translated from the coding sequence ATGGGAGTAGTTCATATTACCTTAAATGGGATGCCATATGTTGTTCCAGATACATATACGATTTTAGAAGCAGCACGGGAAGTGGGAATTAAAATTCCAACACTTTGCTTTTTAAAAGATTTAAATGAGACGGGAGCATGTCGTGTTTGTGTTGTGGAAGTCAAAGGTGCTCGGTCATTAGTTACAGCATGTAATATGAAAGTTAGTGAGGGAATGGAAATCTTAACTCATTCTAAGCGAATTTTAAATGCGAGAAAGACAACGGTTGAATTATTACTTGCGAACCATAATATTGAATGTACAACGTGTAATCGTAATCATAATTGTGAATTGAAACAACTTTCAAATGATTTAAACTGTAAGAGTGATCGATTTGAAGGAGAGCGTCGTGAGACAATTTATCGTGATGATTCTTACTCAATTGTACGTGATACATCAAAGTGTATTTTATGTGGACGTTGTATCGCTGCTTGTCGTGAAAAAGCAGGAGTTGAAGTGTTAGCATTTAATCAACGCGGATTTAAGACATATATTGGGCCAGCATTTGAAATGGGTATGGATCAGGCTGGATGTATCCATTGTGGACAATGTGTGAATGCTTGTCCAACAGCTGCTTTATCGGAACATTCAAATATTGAAGAAGTCATTCAAGCGATTAATGACCCAAATAAAATTGTCGTCTTTCAGGTGGCGCCTGCTGTACGTGCAGCACTTGGTGAAGAATTTGGATTACCATTTGGGACACGAGTAAATGGTAAAATCGCAGCTTCACTTCGACGTATTGGTGGGCCAACGTGTAAAGTGTTTGATACGAACTTTGGTGCAGATTTAACTATTATGGAAGAAGCTTATGAGTTGATTGAACGTATTAATAAGGATGGAGTACTTCCGATGATCACCTCTTGCTCACCAGGTTGGATTCGATTAGTGGAGCAATATCGACCAGAAATAATTCCGAATTTATCGTCATGTAAATCTCCTCAGCAAATGTTTGGTGCAATTTTAAAATCTTACTGGGCAGAGAAAAATAGTGTTAATCCAACTACTATTTACTGTGTGTCAGTTATGCCTTGTATTGCCAAAAAATCAGAGTTAAAACGAGAAGAGATGAACGTGAATGGCATTCAAGATGTAGATGCTTCAATTACAACACGTGAATTGGCAAGAATGATTCGGATGTATGGGTTAGATTTTGTTAATTTACCAGATGAAGACTTTGATCATCCATTGGGTGAATATAGTGGAGCAGGAACTATTTTTGGGGCAACAGGCGGTGTAATGGAAGCTGCCTTGAGAACCGCTGCAGATGTTTTAAGTGGCCAATCGCTGGATGCGATTGAATATGAAGCTGTTCGAGGTGTAGCTAGTTTAAAAGAAGCAACGATTCAAATAGGTGAGTTAAGTTTGAACGTTGCGGTCGTTCATGGAGGAAAACAGGCACTTGATATTGTGGATCAAATTTTAAGTGGTGAAAAAAAATATCATTTTGTCGAAGTGATGGGATGTAGTGGTGGTTGTGTTGCAGGTGGTGGACAACCTCATGTTCCCGCTTATTTATATAATTCAGGTTTAGATATTCGTGCTGAACGTGCTAAAGCTCTTTATGAAGATGATGAAGCAAGACAAATTCGTAAATCTCATGAAAATCCTGTCATTAAAGCTATGTATGAAGAGTATCTTGGTACGCCAAATAGTCATAAAGCTCATCAATTATTACATACAACCTATCATAAAAAAGACGTGTATAGCTCACAATAA
- the nifJ gene encoding pyruvate:ferredoxin (flavodoxin) oxidoreductase, whose protein sequence is MSKVFQSMDGCQAAAYVSYAFTEVAGIYPITPSTPMAEYTDLWASQGKKNLFGAPVKLVEMQSEAGAAGTVHGSLQAGALTTTYTASQGLLLKVPNMYKIAGELLPGVIHVSARALAAQSLSIFGDHQDIYAARQTGFAMLATSSVQEVMDLGGVAHLAAIKSSVPFLHFFDGFRTSHEIQKVEVMDYEDLGKLLDYDKVREFRARAINPNHPVTKGSAQNDDVYFQTREVQNKYFDAVPAIVADYMEKITEITGREYKPFMYYGAEDATEIIVAMGSITETIKETVDYLIKNEGRKVGVITVHLYRPFSSEYFFNVLPSTVERIAVLDRTKEPGATSEPLCLDIRSIFHGRENAPKIIGGRFGLSSKDTTPSHIVAVYDNLAGEMKDDFTVGIVDDVTFKSLPVNNEVMVLGDDVTEALFFGLGSDGTIGANKNTIKIIGENTDLYAQAYFAYDSKKSGGLTRSNLRFGKDVIRAPYLVSTPSFVSCSMDTYIGKYDMISGLRQGGTFLLNTVHSAEEIVNHMPNSFKKQLAEKNAKFYIIDAVTLAKEIGLGRRTNTIMQSAFFKLNEQIMPYERAQELMKKYVEKLYSRKGEAIIAMNFAAIDKGAEGLIEVTVDPAWANLTPEEAHVKEGRPHFVETIADVINHSKGDTLPVSAFVDYADGTMPNGTAAYEKRGIANFVPKWIEENCIQCNQCAYVCPHAVIRPFLVTEAEKEQAPEGTRTLKAIGKGLDGLEYCIQVSTLDCTGCEVCAHICPGKKGNKALVMVPISEELEAGQVDRAEYFFNNVTYKDDLMPKTTVKGSQFAQPLFEFSGACAGCGETPYITLLTRLFGDRMTIANATGCSSIYGASFPATPYTKNAEGNGPAWANSLFEDNAEFGFGMHIAAETLRNRIGLLMEENMDKVEAELSELFTKWLQNRHSGEVTKALAPQLEVAIANSSNEAVKEILDLKDYIVKQSNWIIGGDGWAYDIGYGGLDHVIANNEDVNILVLDTEVYSNTGGQSSKSSRAASIAKFTAAGKSGKKKDLAAIAMSYGHVYVAQVSHGANQAQVIKAMMEAEKHQGPSIVIAYSPCIAHGIKGGLANSMSQAKLATECGYWPTYRFDPKLLEEGKNPLQMDSKAPNWDKYRDFLMSEARYAQVTKINPEHAEELLEANRRDSQRRFRQLQRMAALDFSDEVEVVEEKESAE, encoded by the coding sequence ATGTCTAAAGTGTTCCAGTCAATGGACGGATGTCAGGCAGCAGCGTATGTTTCTTACGCATTTACAGAAGTAGCAGGGATTTATCCAATTACGCCTTCGACTCCGATGGCAGAATATACAGACTTATGGGCTTCACAAGGTAAGAAAAATTTATTTGGAGCACCAGTAAAATTAGTTGAGATGCAATCTGAAGCAGGAGCTGCTGGGACAGTTCACGGTTCTTTACAAGCGGGTGCATTAACAACAACTTATACTGCATCACAAGGGTTATTATTAAAAGTACCTAACATGTATAAAATTGCTGGAGAATTATTACCAGGTGTTATTCACGTATCTGCACGTGCGCTTGCGGCACAATCATTATCAATCTTTGGTGATCACCAAGATATTTATGCAGCACGTCAAACTGGATTTGCTATGTTAGCAACGAGCTCAGTACAAGAAGTTATGGACTTAGGTGGGGTAGCTCACTTAGCTGCAATTAAATCAAGTGTTCCATTCTTACACTTCTTCGATGGATTCCGTACATCACATGAAATTCAAAAAGTAGAAGTAATGGATTATGAAGATTTAGGAAAATTATTAGATTACGATAAAGTACGTGAGTTCCGTGCACGTGCAATTAATCCAAATCACCCAGTAACAAAAGGGTCAGCACAAAATGATGATGTTTACTTCCAAACACGCGAAGTTCAAAATAAATACTTTGATGCAGTACCTGCAATTGTAGCAGACTACATGGAAAAAATTACTGAAATCACAGGGCGTGAATACAAACCATTCATGTACTATGGTGCAGAAGATGCAACTGAAATCATCGTTGCAATGGGATCAATCACAGAAACAATTAAAGAAACCGTTGATTATTTAATTAAAAATGAAGGACGTAAAGTAGGGGTTATCACTGTTCACTTATATCGTCCATTCAGCTCAGAATACTTCTTCAACGTATTACCATCAACAGTAGAACGTATCGCTGTATTAGACCGTACAAAAGAACCAGGAGCAACTAGTGAGCCATTATGCTTAGATATTCGCTCTATCTTCCACGGTCGTGAAAATGCACCGAAAATCATAGGTGGACGCTTCGGATTATCATCAAAAGATACAACACCATCTCATATTGTTGCTGTTTATGATAACTTAGCTGGGGAAATGAAAGATGACTTTACAGTAGGTATCGTCGATGACGTAACATTCAAATCATTACCTGTAAATAATGAGGTAATGGTTTTAGGAGATGATGTAACAGAAGCATTATTCTTCGGATTAGGATCTGATGGAACAATCGGAGCTAATAAAAACACAATCAAAATCATCGGTGAAAATACTGATTTATATGCACAAGCTTACTTTGCATACGATTCTAAAAAATCAGGTGGTTTAACACGTTCTAACTTACGTTTCGGTAAGGATGTTATCCGTGCACCATACTTAGTATCAACACCAAGCTTCGTATCATGTTCGATGGATACATATATTGGTAAATACGATATGATTAGCGGTTTACGTCAAGGAGGAACATTCTTATTAAATACTGTTCACTCAGCAGAGGAAATTGTTAACCATATGCCAAATAGCTTCAAAAAGCAATTAGCAGAGAAAAATGCTAAGTTCTATATCATTGATGCCGTAACTTTAGCTAAAGAAATTGGATTAGGACGTCGTACTAATACAATTATGCAATCTGCATTCTTCAAATTAAATGAGCAAATCATGCCATATGAACGTGCTCAAGAATTAATGAAAAAATACGTGGAGAAATTATATTCACGTAAAGGAGAAGCAATTATCGCAATGAACTTTGCTGCTATTGATAAAGGAGCTGAAGGTTTAATTGAGGTAACTGTTGATCCAGCATGGGCCAACTTAACACCAGAAGAAGCACATGTTAAAGAAGGCCGCCCTCACTTTGTTGAAACAATCGCTGATGTAATCAACCATAGTAAAGGTGACACATTACCAGTATCAGCATTCGTAGACTATGCAGATGGAACAATGCCAAATGGTACGGCTGCGTATGAAAAACGTGGAATTGCTAACTTTGTACCAAAATGGATTGAAGAAAACTGTATCCAATGTAACCAATGTGCTTACGTATGTCCTCATGCAGTTATCCGTCCATTCTTAGTAACAGAAGCTGAGAAGGAGCAAGCTCCAGAAGGAACACGTACATTAAAAGCAATTGGTAAAGGATTAGATGGATTAGAATATTGTATCCAAGTATCAACATTAGACTGTACAGGATGTGAAGTATGTGCGCATATCTGTCCAGGTAAAAAAGGAAACAAAGCATTAGTTATGGTTCCAATTAGTGAAGAATTAGAAGCAGGACAAGTCGATCGTGCTGAATACTTCTTCAACAACGTCACATACAAAGATGATTTAATGCCAAAAACAACAGTTAAAGGTTCACAATTTGCTCAACCATTATTCGAATTCTCAGGAGCATGTGCTGGATGTGGGGAAACTCCATACATCACATTATTAACTCGTTTATTCGGAGATCGTATGACAATTGCCAATGCAACTGGATGTTCATCAATCTATGGGGCATCATTCCCAGCTACACCTTATACAAAAAATGCTGAAGGAAATGGACCAGCATGGGCAAACTCATTATTCGAAGATAATGCTGAGTTTGGATTCGGTATGCATATTGCAGCTGAAACATTACGTAACCGTATTGGATTATTAATGGAAGAAAATATGGATAAAGTTGAGGCTGAATTATCTGAATTATTCACTAAATGGTTACAAAACCGTCATAGTGGAGAAGTAACAAAAGCATTAGCACCTCAATTAGAAGTTGCCATTGCAAATTCTTCAAATGAAGCAGTTAAAGAAATTTTGGACTTAAAAGATTACATCGTTAAACAGTCTAACTGGATTATCGGTGGAGACGGATGGGCTTATGACATCGGATATGGTGGATTAGACCACGTTATCGCTAATAATGAAGATGTTAATATCTTAGTATTAGATACTGAGGTTTACTCAAATACAGGTGGACAATCATCTAAATCTTCACGTGCTGCATCAATCGCTAAGTTTACAGCAGCAGGTAAGAGTGGTAAGAAGAAAGACTTAGCAGCAATCGCAATGTCTTATGGACACGTCTATGTTGCTCAAGTTTCTCATGGTGCAAATCAAGCTCAAGTTATTAAAGCAATGATGGAAGCTGAAAAACACCAAGGTCCATCTATCGTTATCGCATACTCACCATGTATCGCTCACGGTATTAAAGGTGGATTAGCAAACTCAATGAGCCAAGCTAAATTAGCGACTGAATGTGGATACTGGCCAACATACCGCTTCGATCCTAAATTATTAGAAGAAGGTAAAAACCCATTACAAATGGATTCTAAAGCACCAAACTGGGATAAATACCGAGACTTCTTAATGAGTGAAGCTCGTTATGCTCAAGTTACAAAAATTAACCCAGAGCATGCTGAAGAATTATTAGAAGCAAATCGTCGTGACTCACAACGTCGTTTCCGTCAATTACAACGTATGGCTGCATTAGATTTCTCTGATGAAGTAGAAGTTGTAGAAGAAAAAGAATCAGCAGAATAA
- a CDS encoding glucose-1-phosphate adenylyltransferase, whose product MKTLAMILAGGRGSRLDILSLGRAKPSVPFAGKFRIIDFVLSNCSNSGIYDIGILTQYLPLSLNEHIGLGQAWDFDRKNTGVTLLQPCEGHSSDQWYTGTADAILQNISYIKRKNPDNVLILSGDHIYKMDYRPLIQQHIEKGADVTVCAQEVEWSEASRFGILTDDENGRIVEFAEKPAEPKSNLASMGIYVFKTDVLINTLQHLKKVGLDFGSDVIPHLIENGHVYSYRFRDYWKDVGTYESYLEANLELTTTVDKIQLDMYDKDWVIHTKSEEKPTAKFGSKAQVCQSLISNGSIIAGSVTKCVVSPGVHIHPNAIVRNSIIMNDTIIEEGCVIDGAIIDKNCVIGKGSIIGRGSNVCPNQEKPKVLSSGLNVIGKGVHIPEGTIIERNVRIFPHVAETDFSDKIIACGSTVYPAKEA is encoded by the coding sequence ATGAAAACTTTAGCTATGATTTTAGCAGGTGGACGTGGATCACGTCTAGACATTTTATCACTTGGAAGAGCCAAGCCGAGTGTGCCTTTCGCAGGGAAATTTAGAATTATCGATTTCGTATTGAGTAATTGCTCAAATTCAGGAATATACGATATTGGAATTTTAACCCAATATTTACCATTATCATTAAATGAACACATCGGATTAGGTCAAGCATGGGATTTTGATCGTAAAAATACGGGAGTAACGTTATTACAACCATGTGAAGGTCATTCATCAGATCAATGGTATACAGGAACAGCAGATGCGATTTTACAAAATATTAGTTATATTAAACGTAAGAATCCGGACAACGTTTTAATTTTATCAGGGGATCATATTTATAAAATGGATTATCGTCCATTAATCCAACAACATATTGAGAAAGGTGCAGATGTAACAGTTTGTGCTCAAGAAGTTGAGTGGAGTGAAGCGTCTCGCTTTGGAATTTTAACAGATGATGAAAATGGACGTATTGTAGAGTTCGCTGAGAAACCAGCAGAGCCTAAGAGTAATCTAGCATCGATGGGGATTTATGTGTTTAAAACGGATGTATTAATTAATACGTTACAACATCTTAAAAAGGTTGGTTTAGATTTTGGAAGTGACGTTATTCCTCATTTAATTGAGAATGGACATGTTTATTCTTACCGCTTCCGTGATTACTGGAAAGATGTTGGAACATACGAGTCGTATTTAGAGGCTAATTTAGAATTAACAACAACAGTCGATAAAATTCAATTAGATATGTATGATAAAGATTGGGTTATTCATACAAAGAGTGAAGAAAAACCAACTGCTAAATTTGGTTCAAAGGCTCAAGTTTGTCAAAGCTTGATTTCAAATGGTTCAATTATTGCCGGATCTGTGACTAAATGCGTAGTAAGTCCAGGTGTTCATATTCATCCAAATGCTATTGTTCGTAATAGTATTATTATGAATGATACCATCATTGAAGAGGGATGTGTCATTGATGGAGCTATTATTGATAAAAACTGTGTTATTGGTAAAGGAAGTATCATTGGGCGTGGATCTAATGTTTGTCCAAATCAAGAAAAACCAAAAGTATTATCAAGTGGCTTAAATGTTATTGGTAAAGGGGTACATATTCCTGAGGGAACAATTATTGAACGTAATGTTCGTATTTTTCCGCATGTTGCTGAGACAGACTTTAGTGACAAAATTATAGCTTGTGGTAGCACGGTTTATCCTGCAAAGGAGGCTTAA